Below is a genomic region from Cynocephalus volans isolate mCynVol1 chromosome 14, mCynVol1.pri, whole genome shotgun sequence.
taccaaggagtcaagtgttgaggttagaggcggggatatcagggaggtgagctgagaccagagggtgaggtgagatgccctcgttcacatcaagccagaggaagagggctttaaagagagctttaggctttgaggtgtcctccgcaggtggagaaatccagtggactgatgcctcacccccacccccaccccaaagtctagagggcaagagacaggctggctgctttgatggcggagctgaggagagggccgacggcccaggtgagggcctcgtgtgagagagtcggcgtggaatctcacaggcccagtcccaggaggcagcctgggcagtgaacagatgcaggccaagagaaggtggggctgccgctacccgtcaggggctccttggttctctgaggcccacacaaaatattctagtcagggggacagtggggaccatgtccgggctctgaagacccttggagatgccgatgagagaaagaggcgtagctttcaacctccgccaagcccagagcacagttcagctggaggctgaccacgcctgctgcccggccgaggcttcccaccccaccaggccggggcagcaggagcggcctccacttcaaagcaggggacttgacgatgacgtcaggccctttttattgttgggcctggacgtgagccgagcggtgctgtgtgacgtgaagtggtggagaccacgggtatttccctaccaagaagcagcctggtcctgtcaggtttccatctggccgtgggaggactggccagcagaagaggtttcaagggccagaggtggacacaaataaagctgctttaagtggtttccagttccacagctgtgctggctcagtgtcctggtgacatccctgagttctgtggcatccagaggagggctttggggggggcaacaggtgtttattgaccttctttaaagagcgggcaccacgtgcatggtgagacgcacccccctcccagaggggccttggtctcaggcaggggctcttggtggggcagggcccaaaccccgagggggaatttctctgtctctgcccctcagccaggcccaacagtagaaagggcctgagggaaaggtacggaagagctccacctgccggcttggggtcctggggaggagggattgaacttgggcctggagtggagggggtcatgaggaaggtccaggagaccccaagacttgtgggtggggcttgccaagcccctctcctgcctgggatgagagtataagaccctggtcagctaacgcgtctcatcaccgccgcctccagtgtgaagtgctcagtaactgcaacataaggaaacgcagccttcatccagacttgaaacgattccttccctttccacttccaaactgccctgccctcgggctcctgccaccgtgggaggaaaagcacagttccaacccatcaggctcaagctcgtagctaacagggcaggcactcctgcagccttccgccccttttctgggtctgatagctgccagagactcttgcaaaactgactctctcttggggagtttgctaatggccacgtgcccacagcacggccaccgctgaggcccatgcaaggagcctactcaggcgtcctcggtccccattccctcctgcctgggaaaggacccagtggcagaggggggtcatggcagggggcaggaacattcacatctgtgttgcatgaggggaaccctccaggttggctgctgcagtgggaggttcccaaggccccggggcctggggggcccagtgggcagggcagtcgtcctgacctgtttggttgcacagcttgttaacttcgaagaaagcacctctgagcagtgggagggtgactcaccagagggcagcactggtttgggggtgggcttctctggtcctaccttttcagttcacacagtaaggaaggccaggcctgtcctgggcagtgtgatcagcaagtctccaagctgacgtatgaaacatgggtgtgtcatcggttggggtgcatcttgaccgccatgctcgctttgggatgaaaggaacaggctttatgtcccggctttgtcactttctagcctgtgacttgggcaaacccttttacttttctgggtctcactgtcatcatccatagagtgagataaagacaccttcctcccaagtccaccgtgaagactcaaaacgctcagcgcgtccccgctcctggaagtgtgctgggagccaaaggagcagggctgtcctggccttgaaaggccgaggggctcctggggagctgtgccctgacctgaggcttgccccccctttccccagggggcagggtgggctgggagcttgggccagacacctgggcagctgcctcccctctggaacagtcctcattttattcccctggggtcctgaaagttggaactaactggctggctaaaaaaacaaaaaagaaaaggcaaagggcgagcaagcgctttgtgcgtgctgcaaggcagggtgtgtctcagggatctgtttccatgggaaccagcggcacaggctggctcctatgggcaccaaaaagagaaacttggcagaggtttcaggcacctgaagtgggattcatgccagggatacaaggatggttcaacatatgaaagtcaataaaggtgatacaataaatgtaacggtcatgtggccagtatgaatctggccatcacagcttgggtatgaacggtgacaatcagccttgcatcccgtgaatattcataaccaataaaactggggggaaaaaagaataaatgggtacaggagatcttattggtgtggtgaaaatgttctaaaactgatttgtggtgatggctgcacaacttgatgaacttactagaactcattgaattgcatacctgaaatgggtggattacaaggtatataaaatattcctcaataaagtgttttttaaacaaagagcatttcactgacatccagcagatcccgaaatacaacacacttctgccactaaatagctaaacagccctggacaagtagtgcacttactgtagacctttgcttcattacctataaagaaagcgttgggccagctgaagcccagagtgtctcaggcctcttcccattgccacattctacggctattttggcaaagttagtccaaagaaaacacttttgttccttggcagatatctaaggaaggatgctcctctgaaagaaattaaaatcgcaaaatttcctttaaaaaattgccaaaggaaaagttgatctcctagaagtagcagaatagtggtcactagaggctgggaagggtagggcgaggaggggaaaggcagaggttacagatacaaagttgcagctggacaggaggaactatttgtactgatctacagctttgtaaggtggctagagtcagcacgcatttattagataatttcaaatagctaaaagagaggattttgaattttcccagcacaaagaaatgacaaatatttgagtgatgagtatgctgattacccagatttcatcattataaacatggattcaaatccagcggtggcccggccaaaaccaagccgaggtgggggtggctaggacagcgtgtgtcacaggctcgcgcggggcaggctccggaaccgcgtggcggaagtgacgtcacaaaggggcctggttaccatggtgcgcgtgggggacgcctgaggccggtgggcgccagtgctccccggctcccctcaaggccggctgcgctgtgtctgctgctgtcgccggggccggttcgcgttcccgacagaacgcagagctgtctcagctgctggtggtggcccggccaggccgtggctactgtggccacagccggagcagcctcgggggcgccatggaggtgcccggggctgcccctcagccgtacttggggctggtcctgggaaagctgtgcaggactgtggcagcattgcctgaagacctgagaccgggccctggttttccgtgggaactggtgacatgtgcggctcttactggatttttgattctcttgtttttgtggagaagtgttcgatcggtgagaagccggctttatgtaagaagagagaaaaagcttgctgaaaagctttctggactaattgaagaaaaatgtaaactacttgacaaactttgcgttgttcaagaggagtatgaaggcttggagtcagctgtgaaggatgccagctttgagaaggggtcaacagaagcacaaagcttggaggcaacctatgaaaagctgagcagctccaaatctaaacttgaggatgaaatagtctttctagcaaaagaattaaaggaacagaaatctaaacattgtgagcaagatgaattgatggcggatatttcaaaaaggatacagtccctagaagatgaatcgaaatccatccagtcacaagtagctgaagccaaactaatctgcaaaatatttcaaatgaatgaagaacgtctgaaggtggcaataaaagacgccttgaatgaaaattcccaacttcaggaaagccagaaacagcttttacaagaagcggaagtattgaaagaacaagtgagtgaacttaataaacagaaaataatatttgaaaactccaaagtccaggcagaacgagttctgagtgataaagaaaatcacatcaagtctctggctgaacgcttgctcaagatgacagactgggctgctgtgcttggagaagacatgatggctgatgacttggaattgcagatgaagagtgaatcacaaaagggtgctcgcttagatgatctgccaaaaggagctttgaagaaactgattcacactgctaagttaaatgcttctttcaaaaccctagaaggagaaagaaaccaaatttacactgagttgtctgaagtagataaaacaaaggaagagcttatagagcatattacaaatctccagactgaacaagcatctttacagtcagaaaacacacagttggaaagtgaaaatcagaagcttcggcagaaacttaaaggaatgactgaactgtatcaagaaaatggaatgaaactccacaggaagttaatagcagaggaaaaggaccggttagagaaggaggagaaactttccaaagtagaagagaagatgagccatgcagctgaggaactggagacctacagaaggagagccagagatgcagaagaagaattggagagaagcgttcgttcttatcaagggcagatgacttcctatgagaaagaagcgcatggcagctgggtggcagctgagactgctgaaagacacctcaggtatttaaggaaagtaaatgtttccaagagacaaaaattagctgaaaaagagtttaaatttgaacttttcaaaaaagatccatatgtagttgatgttccaaagacagcatttggcggagagcattccccatgtggtgcctcaccagtgggtcgaccttcatccgaaacgagagcttt
It encodes:
- the LOC134362716 gene encoding melanoma inhibitory activity protein 2-like, translating into PWELVTCAALTGFLILLFLWRSVRSVRSRLYVRREKKLAEKLSGLIEEKCKLLDKLCVVQEEYEGLESAVKDASFEKGSTEAQSLEATYEKLSSSKSKLEDEIVFLAKELKEQKSKHCEQDELMADISKRIQSLEDESKSIQSQVAEAKLICKIFQMNEERLKVAIKDALNENSQLQESQKQLLQEAEVLKEQVSELNKQKIIFENSKVQAERVLSDKENHIKSLAERLLKMTDWAAVLGEDMMADDLELQMKSESQKGARLDDLPKGALKKLIHTAKLNASFKTLEGERNQIYTELSEVDKTKEELIEHITNLQTEQASLQSENTQLESENQKLRQKLKGMTELYQENGMKLHRKLIAEEKDRLEKEEKLSKVEEKMSHAAEELETYRRRARDAEEELERSVRSYQGQMTSYEKEAHGSWVAAETAERHLRYLRKVNVSKRQKLAEKEFKFELFKKDPYVVDVPKTAFGGEHSPCGASPVGRPSSETRAFLSPLRLAPLTPGRGGGRGSRGPENTLDHQMTNERGESGCDRLTDSHGAPSGYLSPPWEQHRRMRIPPPGHPCSDPALLPRRQDGFDSNPGGPSGPAELRSFNLASLDKVDGPKPSQTESSRNDTKDDLGNVNVPHSSVPAEREACGPGFAPPPFPAIRGPLFPVDSRG